Proteins from one Rosa chinensis cultivar Old Blush chromosome 7, RchiOBHm-V2, whole genome shotgun sequence genomic window:
- the LOC112180616 gene encoding glutamine synthetase cytosolic isozyme 2 — protein sequence MSLLTDLINLNFSDITHKIIAEYIWVGGSGMDVRSKARTLPAPVNDPSKLPKWNFDGSSTGQAPGEDSEIILYPQAIYRDPFRRGNNILVICDTYTPTGEPIPTNKRAKAAKIFSHPDVVAEEPWYGLEQEYTLLQKDVQWPIGWPLGGYPGAQGPYYCGVGADKAFGRDIVDSHYKACLYAGIDISGINGEVMPGQWEFQVGPTVGIAAGDQLWAARYILERITEIAGVVVSFDPKPIPGDWNGAGAHTNFSTKSMRKEGGYEVIKKAIEKLGLRHKEHIAAYGEGNERRLTGRHETADIDTFVWGVANRGASIRVGRDTEKEGKGYFEDRRPASNMDPYVVTSMIAETTLLWKP from the exons ATGTCTCTGCTTACTGATCTTATCAACCTCAACTTCTCAGATATCACTCACAAGATTATCGCGGAATACATATG GGTCGGCGGATCTGGTATGGACGTTAGAAGCAAAGCCAGG ACTCTTCCTGCACCAGTGAATGATCCTTCAAAACTACCCAAATGGAACTTTGATGGTTCTAGCACTGGCCAAGCTCCTGGAGAAGATAGTGAAATCATCTTATA CCCACAAGCAATCTACAGGGACCCATTTAGGAGGGGCAACAACATCCTT GTGATATGTGATACTTACACACCAACTGGAGAGCCAATTCCAACCAACAAGAGGGCTAAGGCTGCAAAGATCTTCAGCCATCCTGATGTTGTTGCTGAAGAGCCCTG GTATGGCTTAGAGCAAGAGTACACGCTATTGCAGAAAGATGTACAATGGCCAATTGGGTGGCCTCTGGGTGGATATCCTGGAGCACAG GGACCGTACTACTGTGGTGTTGGCGCTGATAAGGCCTTTGGCCGTGACATTGTAGATTCTCACTACAAAGCTTGTCTTTATGCCGGTATTGACATCAGTGGCATCAATGGTGAAGTTATGCCTGGTCAG TGGGAATTCCAAGTTGGACCAACAGTTGGCATCGCTGCTGGAGATCAATTATGGGCAGCGCGTTACATTTTGGAGAGGATCACTGAGATAGCTGGAGTGGTGGTTTCATTTGATCCGAAACCAATTCCTGGTGACTGGAACGGTGCTGGTGCACACACCAATTTCAGCACCAAGTCCATGAGAAAGGAAGGAGGCTATGAGGTGATCAAGAAGGCAATTGAGAAGCTTGGATTGAGGCACAAGGAACACATTGCCGCTTATGGCGAAGGCAATGAGCGCCGCCTCACGGGACGACATGAAACAGCAGACATTGACACATTCGTATGG GGTGTGGCGAACCGTGGAGCTTCGATAAGAGTTGGGAGGGACACGGAGAAAGAAGGAAAGGGCTATTTTGAGGACCGGAGGCCGGCTTCTAACATGGATCCTTATGTTGTCACCTCCATGATTGCTGAAACTACACTGCTCTGGAAACCATAG